ACAAAATCTTATCCCTGACAAGTTCAACCATATCAACAAAAAATCGCTAATAATACATTTTTTGTTTAAATTTCATCCATAAGAATTCCTTATTTAATTATTCGAAATGAAAAAAAAAACACAAAACACGTGAATCCTACTAGGGCATGATAATAATTATTAGTAGTGCAACCACAAGCACAAAAATCCGCAAATTAAGAAATAAACGAAACCGGATAAACCAAACATTATAAAATGCGTGCGATTACTTAACCGAGGATTGTGGTTTCAGCGATCATGGAAGTAACGACATAAGGATCCATGTTAGAAGCTGGCCTACGATCCTCGAAGTAACCTTTGCCTTCTTTCTCAGTGTCACGTCCCACTCTCACCGATGCTCCACGGTTCGCCACTCCCCACGAGAACGTGTTGATATCTGCCGTCTCGTGCTTCCCCGTGAGACGACGCTCGTTGCCTTCACCGTAAGCAGCAATGTGCTGCTTGTGCTTCACCTGAAGCTTCTCTATCGCTTTCTTTATCACCGCTAGTCCTCCAGTGTTCCTCATCGTCTTCGTGCTGTAGTTACAGTGAGCTCCAGCTCCGTTCCAATCACCCTGAAACCCATGCAACAATACGTTACAAAAAAAAACGTTACAAGTTACAACAATTTTAATAGAATACACCCTCCGTTTTATATTAAGTGTCGTTTTAGAGAAATTTTTTCGTTACAAAATAAGTGTCGTTTTCGATTTTAAATGCAAAATTTATTAATTTTATGCAAAATTTATTTTTCTATTGGTTGAAATATGGTTAGGTGTATAGGTAATAGTGTTTTTTTATAGGAAAAATACAAAATTAATTGTTTTCTTAATCCGTGTGTCGAAACCTAAAACGACACTTATAACAGAAAAAGAGGGAGTATAATTTAGCAAAAAAAAAGAAAAAGTTACAACAACACTACTTATTGCACATAAAGAGCATTAGAGAGACACTAACCGGGACTGGTTTTGGGTCGAAGCTGACGTTTACACCAGAGATCTCAGTGATCCTCTGTCAAAAGAAAAGATGACCCTGACCCATTAGCAAAATTTTGATGCTTAAAAATTAAATAAAATTAAAAATAAAATAAAATTTTGAAGCTTGTAATGTGAACAGAACTGGTTAAGCAGACGTAGATTACTACCTCGAGAAGGAATCTAGCGATCCAGACTTGATCACCAGCATTAATACCTTCAACAGGACCGACTTGGAACTCCCACTGGCCAGGCATGACTTCTCCATTGACACCAGAGATGCTAATACCTGCGTAAAGACAGGCTTTGTAGTGTGCATCCACGATGTCACGACCAATGGCTTTGTCAGCTCCCACACCACAGTAGTATGGTCCCTGTGGGCCAGGGAAGCCACCAACAGGCCAACCAATAGGCCAGTTCACACCCTTTTGCATCAATGTGTATTCTTGCTCAATCCCATACCTTTTCAAGAGTTTTAGTATATAATTAAATGATTAAGCAGAGAATAGACCAATAAGAAGAAGAGGAGAGTTAATACCAAGGCTCCTCAGAGGCAACTTTAGAGTTGCTGAAGATCTTAGCAGCGTTATGCCTCTTGTTGGTCGGAATTGGATTACCGGCCGGCGTGTAAGCATCACACATCACCAGAATGTTGTTGCCTCTCCTGAACGGATCACGGAATATAGCCTGAGGACTATAAACGAAACAAAATCAAGATTAAGATAAGATATGTTTTTATTTCATATTACTTGCTGTATATAGACATGATGGAAGAACATACTATAGAATGACTTCACTGTCATCTCCAGCGGCCTGACCGGTGCTTGATCCGTCGTAGTTCCACTTGGGAAGCTTTGATGGATCAGTCACTGGTCCTGGGAGTGTCTGTATAAACCAAAACAAAAACAGATCAACCATACAAGAAACAGAGTAAAAAAAACAGAGTATCGACTTACCCTGGCTTTGCTTCTAATGTCCATTCCAGATCCACCGATCCTGTTCATTCACAATACACACGAAAAACATCACAAACCCAGAAGACGACAAAGAAAAAAGAGACAAGCTTTATGTTTGTACACGTTAATTTCATCGCCGCATGGCATGACATGACAGCGTTAACCGAGTGAAACGAATCATATTCAAACCAAAACAACATAAAAAGCAAATATTTCTGACCGTAGCAATATTAAGAACAGAGATAATGAGAGTTGTCGTGAGAGGAAAGGAGATCAAACCATATGTATTCGGCGATGATTTGCTTGGTGGTGTCGGAGAGGTTGAGGTTGACGAGATCTGAGAGCAGAGACATGGCTGCGTCTGAGAGGAGAATACGAGAGAAAAAAATACACTAATCAATCAGTGCTGTTTAGGGAAGACGATCATTAAAACTTCTCTGAGTGTTTATAGAGCTATTTTTGTTTATTTATTTATTATTGTTTTCAGATATTTACGGTGGTCAATACATGATTCTAGTAAATTGGTAATTTCTTTATTGTTGTGTGATACTAATATTTATCTTTTAGAATTTTAAATAATTAATTTGTATTATTATATTGTTTCAGTTAAGATCTCCTGTGATTTAAATACAGATTATGACAACAATATTTACATATATGTAATCAATGATTTAATCAGTTAAATAGAATTGTTTATGAACACGTAAATAGTCAAGTAACTAAACGAAACGAGTTTTGTATTACTGCCTATAAAGGTATCATCACTGTGAGTCTGTGATGATGAATCGACTCTTGGCATTTTTGTCTTTTGCGTACATAATGACTCTATCATGTTAAGTTGGATTCAATCATCTCGTATTTGTTGATTTTGAAACCAAGTTTTTATTTTTCAAGCCAACGCCAATATTCATGAAAATGCAATATACATGTATATAAGATAGATATATCTGATGTATACGGATAAAACTTTTTTTTAGTAGTGTGACAAAATCTTGTCATTTATACACACCAATACTTAAAAACAAACTCAAAGTGATGCAATTCAAACAGGTGAAATCAAATACTGTTTCATTCATTCATCGTGTCAAAAAATTATGCCTCGGAGCTGCCCACTTTATCGATTGTCCTTGTCCCCATCTACATGTTAAACTAGGTTAGAAGTTAACATACTAGCAAAACTAGTGGCTTCAATGTCATTTGTTTATAAACATTCATAAAATAGTGTTAAGCAATTGAGAAATAAAAGAAACTAGATCTCGATCCGCGCAACCGCGCATATTTTTGTTTTCATTTATTTTTATATAAATATTTTGTTTTCAATTCTAAATTGGTATATATTATAATATATATGTATCTATCAATTT
This sequence is a window from Brassica oleracea var. oleracea cultivar TO1000 chromosome C1, BOL, whole genome shotgun sequence. Protein-coding genes within it:
- the LOC106342476 gene encoding glutamine synthetase cytosolic isozyme 1-3-like, with the protein product MSLLSDLVNLNLSDTTKQIIAEYIWIGGSGMDIRSKARTLPGPVTDPSKLPKWNYDGSSTGQAAGDDSEVILYPQAIFRDPFRRGNNILVMCDAYTPAGNPIPTNKRHNAAKIFSNSKVASEEPWYGIEQEYTLMQKGVNWPIGWPVGGFPGPQGPYYCGVGADKAIGRDIVDAHYKACLYAGISISGVNGEVMPGQWEFQVGPVEGINAGDQVWIARFLLERITEISGVNVSFDPKPVPGDWNGAGAHCNYSTKTMRNTGGLAVIKKAIEKLQVKHKQHIAAYGEGNERRLTGKHETADINTFSWGVANRGASVRVGRDTEKEGKGYFEDRRPASNMDPYVVTSMIAETTILG